A single window of Pectobacterium parmentieri DNA harbors:
- the narX gene encoding nitrate/nitrite two-component system sensor histidine kinase NarX translates to MLKRFLLPLSLVNQVALLMLLLGLLGIAGMSVSSWMSQSIQGNAHAINKAGSLRMQSYRLLSMVPLSAENEIYLQELEEDEISSDLQQAVRREGLSEQFTALRVFWLESLQPHLRQATHSADASPDVARFVKQLDDLVSAIDHKTEQRLMMVTLVQRIFIGIMFILLITTFFYLRRRLLTPWQRLVSMAQAIGQGDFTQRVAINGHDEMSTLGQVLNSMSDELSAMYHSLEQRVAEKTADLQQKNDLLSFLYRASRRLHTGAPLCSRLMPILNELPSLTPLRNIQLRLYEDNNQEQFHQFSDCSQLQPDHCPDNSCQSCGMQTKREELPGEPHCWDLHDKHGQYGVVLATLPGNTVLSRDQNQLLNTLLEQLTSTLALERQSNHQQQLMLMEERATIARELHDSIAQSLSCLKIQVSCLQMQGGDLPPASQQLLTEMREELNTAYGQLRELLTTFRLKLSESGLLAALRASVDEFGKRLGYPIELHYQLPPQSVSAHQGIHVLQIVREALSNIYKHAQATQVDITLQLRQGYIELSVTDNGIGIPDDASRANHYGLIIMRDRARGLHGECIVRRRPQGGTEVNVNFLSEYRHRLPLTGETHD, encoded by the coding sequence ATGTTGAAACGTTTCCTGCTGCCGCTGTCGCTCGTCAATCAGGTCGCACTATTGATGTTGCTACTCGGTTTGCTGGGTATTGCCGGCATGTCGGTTTCCAGTTGGATGTCGCAAAGCATTCAAGGGAACGCGCACGCCATTAATAAAGCAGGCTCACTGCGTATGCAGAGCTACCGTTTGCTATCGATGGTGCCGCTCTCTGCTGAGAATGAAATTTACCTACAAGAACTGGAAGAAGACGAAATCAGTAGCGACCTTCAACAGGCTGTACGGCGGGAAGGGCTCAGTGAACAATTCACTGCGCTACGCGTTTTCTGGCTAGAGAGCCTGCAACCGCATCTGCGGCAGGCAACGCACTCTGCCGATGCCTCGCCGGATGTGGCGCGCTTCGTGAAGCAACTGGACGATCTGGTTTCCGCCATCGATCATAAAACCGAGCAGCGGTTAATGATGGTCACGCTGGTGCAGCGTATCTTCATCGGCATTATGTTTATTCTGCTGATTACCACGTTCTTTTATCTGCGTCGCCGCTTGTTAACACCGTGGCAACGCCTGGTGTCGATGGCGCAGGCTATCGGGCAAGGTGATTTCACCCAGCGCGTCGCCATTAATGGCCATGATGAAATGAGCACGCTGGGACAGGTGCTGAACAGCATGTCGGATGAGCTTTCCGCCATGTATCACAGTCTGGAACAGCGCGTGGCCGAGAAAACCGCCGATCTGCAACAGAAAAACGATCTGCTTTCTTTCCTTTATCGTGCCAGTCGACGCCTGCATACCGGCGCACCGCTGTGCAGTCGGCTGATGCCGATCTTGAACGAATTACCTTCGTTAACGCCGCTGCGCAATATTCAACTACGGCTGTATGAAGATAATAATCAAGAACAGTTTCATCAGTTTAGCGATTGCAGCCAATTACAACCGGATCACTGCCCGGATAATAGCTGTCAGAGTTGCGGTATGCAGACAAAACGTGAAGAATTGCCGGGTGAACCTCACTGTTGGGATCTCCACGATAAACACGGACAATACGGCGTCGTACTGGCCACATTGCCGGGTAATACCGTGCTCAGTCGCGATCAAAATCAGTTACTGAATACCTTATTGGAACAGTTGACCAGTACGCTGGCGTTAGAGCGACAATCCAACCATCAACAGCAGTTGATGCTGATGGAAGAACGCGCCACCATTGCCCGCGAACTACACGACTCTATCGCGCAATCCCTTTCGTGCCTGAAAATTCAGGTGAGCTGCTTGCAAATGCAAGGGGGCGATTTGCCCCCCGCGTCACAGCAACTGCTGACGGAAATGCGGGAAGAGTTGAACACCGCCTATGGACAACTGCGCGAACTGCTGACCACCTTCCGGCTGAAGCTTTCGGAGTCTGGCTTACTGGCCGCACTGCGCGCATCGGTCGATGAATTCGGCAAGCGGTTAGGATATCCCATCGAGCTGCATTACCAGTTACCGCCACAGTCGGTATCCGCTCATCAAGGCATTCACGTTCTGCAAATTGTGCGTGAAGCACTGAGTAATATTTATAAGCACGCGCAGGCCACGCAGGTCGATATCACGCTACAACTACGTCAGGGTTACATCGAACTCAGCGTGACGGATAACGGCATCGGCATTCCCGATGATGCCAGCCGCGCCAACCACTATGGACTGATTATCATGCGCGACCGTGCACGAGGTTTGCACGGCGAATGCATTGTTCGACGCCGGCCGCAGGGGGGCACTGAAGTGAATGTCAACTTCCTCTCCGAATACCGTCACCGGCTACCATTAACAGGAGAAACACATGATTAA
- a CDS encoding NarK family nitrate/nitrite MFS transporter — protein MTQPSSPEKVSQSTLIREWNPEDTKLWQSGGQRIAQRNLWISVPCLLLSFCVWMIFSTVAVNLNKVGFSFTTDQLFLLTALPSVSGALLRVPYSFVIPIVGGRRWTTLSTIILVIPCIWLGFVVQNPQTPYSVFVTISLMCGFAGANFASSMANISFFFPKSRQGSALGINGGLGNLGVSVMQLLVPVVIFLPILGFSGNGVVQSDGNQIWLHHAAWMWVPFLVIAATAAWFGMNDLSTANASIRKQLPVLKQMHLWVLSFLYLSTFGSFIGFSAGFGMLSRTQFPDIVILYYAFFGPLLGALARPVGGMLSDRFGGVKVTLINFILMAIFSVLLFLSLPSANSAGSFGMFFGIFMMLFLTAGLGSGSTFQMIAVIFRKLTGDRVKAQGGSDAAAQSSAATDTAAALGFISAIGAIGGFFIPQAFGMSLELTGSPTGAMKVFVVCYVVCILVTWLFYARKKS, from the coding sequence ATGACGCAGCCTTCATCACCCGAAAAAGTATCGCAAAGCACGCTGATAAGGGAATGGAATCCTGAAGATACAAAATTATGGCAATCTGGTGGGCAACGGATAGCACAGCGTAATCTTTGGATCTCCGTACCGTGCCTGCTGTTGTCGTTTTGTGTCTGGATGATTTTCAGCACCGTGGCCGTTAACCTAAATAAGGTCGGATTTAGTTTTACCACAGACCAGCTCTTTTTGCTCACCGCGCTGCCTTCCGTTTCCGGCGCACTGTTACGCGTTCCTTACTCCTTCGTTATCCCAATCGTTGGCGGCCGCCGCTGGACGACGCTAAGTACCATTATTCTGGTTATTCCATGTATCTGGCTTGGATTTGTCGTACAGAATCCACAAACGCCTTACAGCGTTTTCGTTACGATTTCTCTGATGTGTGGGTTTGCTGGCGCTAATTTCGCCTCCAGCATGGCTAACATCAGTTTCTTCTTCCCCAAATCACGTCAGGGGAGTGCATTAGGTATTAACGGCGGATTGGGTAACCTCGGCGTGAGCGTGATGCAGTTGCTGGTGCCGGTGGTGATTTTTCTGCCGATTCTGGGTTTTTCTGGTAATGGCGTTGTTCAGTCAGACGGTAACCAGATTTGGCTGCACCATGCCGCGTGGATGTGGGTACCGTTTCTGGTTATTGCTGCAACGGCTGCCTGGTTTGGCATGAACGATCTTTCGACGGCTAATGCATCGATACGTAAGCAATTGCCGGTTTTGAAGCAAATGCACCTATGGGTGCTCAGCTTTCTGTACTTGTCCACCTTTGGTTCATTTATCGGTTTTTCGGCAGGCTTCGGTATGCTGTCCAGAACGCAGTTTCCTGACATTGTTATTCTGTACTACGCCTTCTTCGGGCCGCTGCTGGGGGCGCTGGCGCGTCCGGTTGGTGGGATGCTGTCTGACCGCTTTGGCGGTGTGAAAGTTACGCTGATTAACTTCATCCTGATGGCGATTTTCTCGGTGCTGTTGTTTCTGTCTTTGCCGAGTGCGAACTCTGCGGGTTCATTCGGGATGTTCTTTGGCATCTTCATGATGCTGTTCCTGACGGCCGGTCTGGGTAGTGGGTCTACGTTCCAGATGATCGCTGTGATTTTCCGTAAATTAACGGGAGATCGGGTTAAAGCACAGGGTGGAAGTGATGCCGCTGCACAGAGTTCTGCTGCCACGGATACCGCCGCGGCGCTGGGCTTTATCTCAGCCATTGGCGCGATCGGCGGCTTCTTCATCCCGCAAGCCTTCGGGATGTCGCTTGAGTTAACCGGTTCACCCACCGGTGCAATGAAGGTATTTGTGGTGTGCTACGTGGTGTGCATCCTGGTGACCTGGCTGTTTTATGCCAGAAAGAAAAGCTGA
- a CDS encoding DUF481 domain-containing protein, producing MTLSKHAISSLSLVIAFSAGITQSHADTIWLNNGDKVTGKITLLDGGKLFINTDYAGSISVAWDQVKTFESDHGLVIQGERYEKGVLYPAVKAGENRAIVASPSLSNEAAGPQTLPLSEITSIVAQKPLVTDFLWKGNIDAGMSHKKSSTETDNYDVTLNTKARHDTWRHNLDASYHLAKEDKVESTKNAAGEYALDKFVDENWFWQGRYQYKRDWIESIKINRSFGLGPGYQFWDNDLGAFSLTSLVNSQTFVYRDQGDDDFYSGAIKWAYNRYLFSKSVEAFTNGEFGRSFDGTAPIYLKADAGLRFKLTDWSSMTMKVSRTRIESNQGNVDDTLYTMGVGVGW from the coding sequence ATGACACTATCCAAACACGCAATCTCTTCCCTTAGCTTGGTCATCGCCTTCTCCGCAGGCATTACGCAAAGCCACGCTGACACCATTTGGCTGAACAATGGCGACAAGGTCACAGGGAAAATCACGCTGCTTGACGGCGGCAAACTCTTTATCAACACCGACTATGCAGGCTCCATCTCTGTAGCCTGGGATCAGGTGAAAACCTTTGAAAGCGATCATGGCCTGGTGATTCAGGGCGAACGCTACGAGAAAGGTGTACTGTACCCGGCGGTTAAAGCGGGTGAAAACCGCGCTATCGTCGCGAGCCCGTCGCTTTCTAACGAAGCAGCAGGTCCGCAAACATTGCCACTTTCCGAAATCACCTCCATCGTGGCGCAGAAGCCGCTGGTGACCGATTTCCTTTGGAAAGGCAACATTGACGCAGGCATGTCGCATAAGAAAAGCTCGACAGAAACCGACAACTACGATGTGACGCTGAACACCAAAGCGCGTCACGATACGTGGCGACACAACCTTGATGCCAGCTACCATTTGGCAAAAGAGGATAAAGTCGAGAGCACCAAGAATGCGGCTGGCGAATATGCGCTGGATAAATTCGTGGATGAGAACTGGTTCTGGCAGGGTCGTTATCAGTACAAACGCGACTGGATTGAAAGCATTAAAATCAACCGTTCTTTCGGTCTTGGTCCCGGTTATCAGTTCTGGGATAACGATTTAGGCGCGTTCTCACTGACATCGCTGGTCAACTCCCAAACCTTCGTGTACCGCGATCAGGGCGATGATGATTTCTACTCTGGTGCGATAAAGTGGGCATACAACCGCTATCTGTTCAGCAAATCAGTTGAAGCCTTCACCAACGGTGAATTCGGGCGTTCATTTGACGGCACTGCTCCAATCTATCTGAAAGCGGATGCAGGGTTGCGCTTCAAGCTGACCGACTGGTCTTCTATGACCATGAAAGTGTCACGTACCCGTATCGAAAGTAATCAGGGGAATGTTGACGACACGCTGTACACCATGGGTGTTGGTGTCGGCTGGTAA
- a CDS encoding acyltransferase family protein: MKKVSKERFIGLEWLRFLLGCYVMIYHTVHIYPQRERIPFLSELTSMGFFATSTFFVLSGFLLAHVYIKDGRLREPVRQFWAKRFFNLYPIHIIALLSSIAVVTLMQWLAVPPEGQVASARFVIYDTNDPAADPETLRHYMTNAQLAFNGLLQVLMLQAWNPYFLTFNAPLWSLSTLFFFYLAFPLLAPRLLSSRHPWLWMGIVCLLYLLPPIWVIWQQQFGMPYTGLLQRGPIFRLPEFLAGILGYALFRHYRQKDRSPLSKSQRYGVAIFITINFLVATWLFTKGDAYWYFLLHNGLLLPAQVGLVCLSALAREPSSEWLKHWSPRLGAASLSIFALHVPLFNLFRTLEQLVRGNPMACFSDWDQCIAAAGQVQLSMTGYIIFLLSTVTLCVLFQERIVFRVRTLLISRFLSSNTSHTQRAA; this comes from the coding sequence ATGAAGAAGGTCAGTAAAGAGCGATTTATCGGCCTGGAGTGGCTCCGATTTTTGCTTGGCTGCTATGTGATGATTTATCACACCGTGCACATTTATCCCCAGCGTGAGCGCATTCCTTTTTTGAGTGAACTCACCAGTATGGGATTCTTCGCGACCAGCACGTTCTTTGTCCTGTCTGGCTTTTTGCTAGCGCATGTCTACATTAAGGATGGACGCCTGCGTGAACCTGTTCGCCAGTTCTGGGCTAAACGCTTCTTTAACCTTTACCCTATCCATATCATTGCCCTACTGTCTTCTATTGCCGTTGTCACGCTCATGCAGTGGCTGGCGGTACCGCCGGAAGGACAAGTCGCCAGCGCGCGTTTCGTCATTTATGACACCAACGACCCCGCCGCCGATCCCGAAACGCTGCGCCATTACATGACGAATGCACAACTGGCGTTCAACGGGTTATTGCAGGTACTGATGTTGCAGGCATGGAATCCCTACTTCCTGACCTTCAATGCCCCGTTATGGTCACTTTCTACGCTGTTCTTCTTCTATCTGGCGTTTCCGCTCTTGGCCCCGCGTCTGTTGAGCAGTCGTCACCCCTGGCTGTGGATGGGCATCGTCTGCTTGCTGTATCTACTACCGCCGATTTGGGTGATCTGGCAGCAGCAATTTGGCATGCCGTACACCGGACTGTTGCAACGTGGGCCGATCTTCCGTTTGCCGGAATTCTTGGCTGGGATTTTGGGCTATGCGCTGTTCCGTCATTATCGCCAGAAAGATCGCTCACCATTGAGCAAAAGCCAACGCTACGGTGTCGCCATTTTTATCACTATAAATTTCCTCGTCGCCACCTGGCTATTCACGAAAGGTGACGCCTATTGGTACTTCCTGCTGCACAACGGTTTGCTGCTACCAGCTCAGGTCGGTTTAGTGTGCCTCAGTGCGCTGGCGCGTGAGCCTAGCAGCGAGTGGCTGAAGCATTGGTCGCCGCGACTGGGTGCTGCATCACTCTCCATCTTTGCGCTACATGTTCCGCTCTTCAATCTGTTCCGCACCCTGGAACAATTGGTACGCGGTAATCCGATGGCCTGCTTCAGCGATTGGGATCAGTGTATTGCCGCTGCAGGTCAGGTGCAGTTGTCCATGACGGGCTATATCATTTTCCTGCTCAGCACAGTGACGCTATGCGTTCTCTTCCAGGAACGGATCGTGTTTCGCGTAAGAACGTTACTGATCTCGCGTTTCCTTAGCAGCAATACATCCCACACGCAGCGCGCCGCGTAG
- a CDS encoding gamma-glutamylcyclotransferase, with protein MLTRDFLQKADCRTSFGCIEETLLLTPQQRADSLDKTLALRPNSCPVWVFGYGSLMWNPVFDAEEICLATLAGWQRAFCLRLTIGRGTTAQPGRMLALQPGGQTTGLAFRLPETSLREDLELLWKREMLTGCYRPLWCELQRKNGAPLTALVFVSEPEHPLNENDICIQSVAPLIARASGPLGTNAQYLFALEQELKNHGTEDESVSELAQRVRTLQQSCPAAAGGGQ; from the coding sequence GTGCTAACACGCGATTTTTTGCAGAAAGCAGATTGTAGAACGTCTTTTGGGTGTATTGAAGAAACCTTACTGCTCACGCCGCAGCAGCGGGCTGATTCGCTGGATAAGACGCTGGCGCTTCGGCCCAATAGCTGTCCTGTCTGGGTATTTGGCTACGGTTCGCTTATGTGGAATCCGGTTTTTGACGCCGAAGAAATCTGCCTGGCAACGTTGGCGGGGTGGCAGCGCGCTTTTTGTCTGCGCCTCACTATTGGTCGCGGCACGACAGCACAACCGGGGCGGATGCTGGCGTTGCAACCCGGTGGCCAAACGACGGGGCTGGCTTTCCGCCTACCGGAAACGTCATTGCGTGAGGATTTGGAGCTGCTGTGGAAGCGAGAAATGCTGACGGGCTGCTATCGTCCGCTCTGGTGCGAGCTACAGCGTAAGAACGGTGCACCGCTGACGGCGCTGGTATTTGTGTCTGAGCCGGAACATCCCCTGAACGAAAATGACATCTGTATTCAGAGTGTTGCACCGCTGATTGCCCGTGCAAGCGGTCCACTCGGCACCAATGCGCAATATCTGTTTGCGCTAGAGCAAGAGCTGAAGAATCACGGAACGGAAGATGAAAGCGTGAGCGAATTGGCACAGCGGGTGCGTACCCTGCAACAGTCCTGTCCTGCGGCAGCAGGGGGCGGACAATAA
- the narL gene encoding two-component system response regulator NarL codes for MINEDAATLLLIDDHPMLRNGVKQLISMDPELQVAGEASHGEQGVELAEQLDPDLILLDLNMPGMNGLETLNRLREKSLSGRIVVFSVSNHEDDVVNALKNGADGYLLKDMEPEDLLAALHQAASGKMVLSETLTPILAASLRESRHSSDRDIQLLTPRERDILKLLAQGLSNKVIARKLTITESTVKVHVKHLLKKMKLKSRVEAAVWVLQEKVM; via the coding sequence ATGATTAACGAAGACGCCGCCACCCTACTGCTGATTGATGACCACCCCATGTTGCGCAATGGCGTTAAACAGCTCATCAGTATGGACCCAGAATTACAGGTGGCAGGTGAGGCCAGTCACGGCGAACAGGGTGTCGAGCTAGCGGAACAACTGGACCCGGATTTGATTCTGCTCGATTTAAATATGCCCGGTATGAATGGCCTGGAAACATTGAATCGGCTGCGGGAAAAATCACTGTCCGGCCGCATTGTCGTCTTTAGCGTATCGAACCATGAAGACGATGTGGTCAATGCCTTAAAAAATGGTGCCGATGGTTACCTGCTGAAAGATATGGAGCCGGAAGATTTATTAGCCGCGTTGCATCAGGCAGCATCAGGGAAAATGGTGCTAAGTGAAACATTGACACCGATTCTAGCCGCCAGCCTGCGTGAAAGCCGTCACAGCAGTGACCGGGATATTCAACTGCTCACGCCGCGCGAACGCGATATTCTGAAATTGCTGGCTCAGGGACTCTCCAATAAAGTGATTGCCCGTAAGCTCACGATTACGGAAAGTACCGTCAAGGTTCACGTCAAACACCTGTTGAAGAAAATGAAGCTGAAATCGCGGGTTGAAGCGGCAGTCTGGGTATTGCAAGAAAAAGTCATGTAA
- a CDS encoding nitrate reductase subunit alpha yields the protein MSKFLDRLRYFKQLAEPFSDGHGQTLNSNRDWEDGYRSRWQHDKIVRSTHGVNCTGSCSWKIYVKNGLVTWETQQTDYPRTRPDLPNHEPRGCPRGASYSWYLYSANRLKYPMMRKRLMKLWREAKLTHSDPVDAWASIVNDPEKTKYYKQIRGRGGFVRSDWNEVNELIAASNVYTAKTYGPDRIIGFSPIPAMSMVSYAAGARYLSLLGGVCLSFYDWYCDLPPASPMTWGEQTDVPESADWYNSSYIIAWGSNVPQTRTPDAHFFTEVRYKGTKTVAVTPDYAEIAKLCDHWLNPKQGTDSAMALAMGHVILKEFHLDKPSQYFSEYVRQYTDLPMLVLLEPRDDGYYAAGRMLRASDLVDNLGHDNNPQWKTIAIDDESGNLTAPQGSIGYRWGDQGKWNLEQRDGVSGEDVKLRLSLLGSHDDVVDVGFPYFGGAVSEHFNNVALEEILLHKLPVKRLTLADGSEALVACVYDLTMANYGLDRGLGDDNCARDYDDVKAYSPAWAEEITGVSRQNIIRIAREFADNADKTHGRSMIIVGAGINHWYHMDMNYRGIINMLIFCGCVGQSGGGWAHYVGQEKLRPQTGWTPLAFGLDWQRPPRHMNSTSFFYNHSSQWRYETVTPQELLSPLADKSRFSGSMIDFNVRAERMGWLPSAPQLNVNPLDIAEKARAAGMTPQEYTVAALKSGEIKFAAEQPDSPQNYPRNLFIWRSNLLGSSGKGHEYMLKYLLGTEHGIQGQDLGTAGSVKPEEVEWRDQGVEGKLDLVVTLDFRMSSTCLYSDIVLPTATWYEKDDMNTSDMHPFIHPLSAAVDPAWDSKSDWEIYKGIAKTFSRVCQGHLGQETDLVTLPIQHDSPAEMAQPFGVDDWKKGECDLIPGKTAPHLMMVERDYPNLYERFTSLGPLLDKLGNGGKGIGWNTQTEVDFLKKLNYTKADGAAAGRPKIETAIDAAEVILSLAPETNGQVAVKAWEALSKFTGRDHTHLALNKEDEKIRFRDIQAQPRKIISSPTWSGLEDEHVSYNACYTNVHELIPWRTLSGRQQLYQDHEWMRAFGESLLVYRPPVDTRAAAPVMNQKPNGNPEKALNFLTPHQKWGIHSTYSDNLLMLTLGRGGPIIWLSEDDARDLGIEDNDWIEAFNANGALTARAVVSQRVPSGMTMMYHAQERIINLPGSEITQQRGGIHNSVTRITPKPTHMIGGYAQLAYGFNYYGTVGSNRDEFVVVRKMKRIDWLDDEGQDYVQKAVQQEKA from the coding sequence ATGAGCAAATTCCTTGACCGGTTACGTTACTTCAAACAACTGGCCGAACCGTTTTCCGACGGTCACGGGCAGACCCTCAATAGCAATCGTGACTGGGAAGATGGCTATCGCAGTCGCTGGCAGCATGACAAGATTGTACGTTCTACCCACGGGGTAAACTGCACCGGTTCATGTAGCTGGAAGATTTATGTGAAAAACGGTCTGGTGACGTGGGAAACACAGCAGACTGACTATCCGCGTACCCGTCCGGACCTGCCTAACCATGAGCCTCGTGGTTGCCCGCGCGGTGCCAGCTACTCCTGGTATCTGTACAGTGCCAACCGCCTGAAATATCCGATGATGCGTAAACGCCTGATGAAACTGTGGCGTGAAGCGAAACTAACGCACAGCGATCCGGTTGATGCCTGGGCATCCATCGTCAACGACCCCGAAAAAACCAAATACTACAAACAAATTCGTGGTCGTGGTGGTTTCGTGCGTTCTGACTGGAACGAAGTTAACGAACTCATTGCTGCCTCTAACGTTTACACCGCCAAAACCTATGGCCCTGACCGCATTATTGGTTTCTCGCCGATTCCAGCGATGTCAATGGTGTCCTATGCGGCGGGTGCGCGTTACCTCTCTCTGCTCGGCGGCGTGTGCCTGAGCTTCTATGACTGGTACTGTGACTTACCGCCAGCGTCACCGATGACCTGGGGTGAACAGACTGACGTACCGGAATCTGCTGATTGGTATAACTCCTCTTACATCATCGCCTGGGGTTCTAACGTTCCGCAAACCCGTACACCGGATGCCCACTTCTTTACCGAAGTGCGCTACAAAGGCACAAAAACCGTTGCAGTGACGCCGGACTACGCTGAAATCGCCAAGCTGTGCGATCACTGGCTGAACCCGAAACAAGGCACCGACAGTGCGATGGCACTGGCAATGGGCCACGTTATTCTGAAAGAGTTCCACCTCGACAAGCCAAGCCAGTATTTCAGTGAGTACGTGCGTCAATACACGGACTTACCGATGCTGGTGCTGCTGGAGCCGCGTGACGACGGTTACTACGCGGCGGGTCGTATGCTGCGTGCCTCCGATCTGGTGGATAACCTCGGTCATGACAACAATCCGCAGTGGAAAACCATCGCGATTGACGATGAAAGCGGCAACCTGACGGCACCACAAGGGTCGATCGGCTACCGTTGGGGCGATCAGGGTAAATGGAATCTGGAACAGCGCGATGGCGTGAGCGGTGAAGACGTTAAACTGCGCTTGAGCCTGCTGGGGTCGCACGACGATGTCGTTGATGTCGGTTTCCCATATTTTGGCGGCGCGGTCAGCGAACATTTCAACAACGTTGCGCTAGAAGAAATTCTGCTGCACAAACTGCCGGTTAAGCGTTTGACGCTGGCTGACGGTAGCGAAGCGCTGGTTGCCTGTGTTTATGACCTGACGATGGCGAACTACGGTTTGGATCGCGGTCTGGGTGACGACAACTGCGCACGTGATTACGACGATGTGAAGGCCTACAGCCCTGCCTGGGCTGAAGAAATTACGGGCGTTTCCCGTCAGAACATTATCCGTATTGCGCGTGAATTCGCAGATAACGCCGATAAAACGCACGGTCGCTCCATGATCATCGTGGGTGCAGGTATCAACCACTGGTATCACATGGACATGAACTACCGCGGCATCATCAACATGCTGATTTTCTGCGGTTGTGTTGGTCAGAGCGGTGGCGGTTGGGCGCACTATGTCGGACAAGAAAAACTGCGTCCACAAACCGGTTGGACACCGCTGGCGTTTGGTCTGGACTGGCAGCGTCCGCCGCGTCATATGAACAGTACCTCGTTCTTCTATAACCATTCCAGCCAGTGGCGTTATGAAACCGTCACGCCGCAGGAATTGCTATCACCGTTGGCGGATAAATCCCGCTTTAGCGGCAGCATGATTGACTTCAACGTGCGTGCCGAGCGTATGGGCTGGCTGCCATCAGCACCGCAGTTGAACGTTAACCCGCTGGATATCGCAGAAAAAGCGCGTGCCGCAGGGATGACGCCGCAGGAATATACCGTTGCCGCGCTGAAATCAGGTGAAATCAAATTTGCCGCTGAACAGCCGGATAGTCCGCAAAACTACCCACGTAACCTGTTCATTTGGCGTTCTAACCTGCTGGGTTCCTCCGGTAAAGGCCACGAATACATGCTGAAGTACCTGCTGGGTACGGAACACGGTATTCAAGGACAAGATCTGGGCACGGCGGGCAGCGTGAAGCCCGAAGAAGTGGAATGGCGCGATCAAGGCGTTGAAGGCAAGTTGGATCTGGTGGTGACGCTTGATTTCCGTATGTCCAGCACCTGTCTGTACTCCGACATCGTCCTGCCAACGGCAACCTGGTACGAAAAAGACGACATGAATACCTCGGATATGCATCCGTTTATTCATCCGCTGTCTGCGGCCGTCGATCCTGCGTGGGATTCCAAAAGCGACTGGGAAATCTACAAAGGCATCGCGAAAACCTTCTCTCGCGTGTGCCAGGGGCATCTTGGTCAGGAAACCGATCTGGTTACTTTGCCGATTCAACACGATTCCCCGGCAGAAATGGCGCAACCGTTCGGCGTAGATGACTGGAAAAAAGGCGAATGCGACCTGATTCCGGGCAAAACGGCACCACACCTGATGATGGTGGAGCGCGATTATCCGAACCTGTACGAACGTTTCACCTCGCTTGGTCCATTGCTGGACAAGCTGGGTAACGGAGGGAAAGGTATCGGCTGGAACACGCAGACCGAAGTCGATTTCCTGAAAAAGCTGAACTACACCAAAGCTGACGGTGCGGCGGCGGGCCGTCCGAAGATTGAAACGGCGATCGATGCGGCAGAAGTGATCCTGTCTCTGGCCCCGGAAACCAACGGTCAGGTAGCTGTGAAAGCGTGGGAAGCGCTGAGCAAATTCACCGGTCGTGACCACACGCATCTGGCGCTGAATAAAGAAGACGAGAAAATTCGCTTCCGCGATATTCAGGCGCAGCCGCGCAAGATTATCTCCAGCCCGACCTGGTCTGGCTTGGAAGATGAACACGTTTCCTATAACGCCTGTTATACCAACGTTCATGAGCTGATTCCGTGGCGTACGCTGTCCGGTCGCCAACAACTGTATCAAGACCATGAGTGGATGCGTGCTTTCGGTGAAAGCCTGCTGGTGTACCGTCCGCCGGTTGATACCCGCGCTGCTGCACCGGTGATGAACCAGAAACCTAACGGCAACCCGGAAAAAGCGTTGAACTTCCTGACGCCGCACCAGAAATGGGGCATTCACTCCACGTACAGCGACAACCTGTTGATGCTGACGCTGGGTCGCGGTGGCCCGATTATCTGGCTGAGCGAAGACGATGCCAGAGATTTGGGTATTGAGGATAACGACTGGATAGAGGCGTTTAACGCCAACGGTGCGCTGACGGCGCGTGCGGTTGTCAGCCAGCGTGTGCCTTCGGGAATGACGATGATGTACCACGCGCAGGAACGCATCATTAACCTGCCGGGATCGGAAATCACCCAACAGCGCGGCGGTATTCACAACTCGGTGACCCGTATCACGCCGAAACCGACCCATATGATCGGCGGCTATGCCCAACTGGCTTATGGCTTTAACTACTACGGCACCGTCGGGTCAAACCGTGATGAGTTCGTCGTGGTTCGTAAAATGAAACGCATCGACTGGCTGGATGATGAAGGCCAGGACTATGTTCAGAAAGCGGTACAGCAGGAGAAAGCCTGA